The Zingiber officinale cultivar Zhangliang chromosome 10A, Zo_v1.1, whole genome shotgun sequence genome contains a region encoding:
- the LOC122026704 gene encoding pyruvate decarboxylase 1-like, with amino-acid sequence MQRLINSSYIVQEVDISNCLHSPNPKQFGGKSPVAAMKGTLGHHLARRLVQLGVQDVFSVPGDSNLSLLDSIVAEPGLRLVGCCNELNAGYAADGYARARGIGSCIVTFNVGGFSIINAIAGAYSESIPVICIVGGPNSNNYGTNHRILHHTIGLSDFSQEFQCFKTITCFQAVVNNLENARELIDTAISAALKQSKPVYISICCNLVSIPHVTFSREPVPFELAPELSNKAELEDAVATATELLNRAVKPVMVGGPKLRDAGAVDDFVDLADASGFAIAVLPAAKGLVPEHHPRFIGTYWGALSAPFCAEIVESADAYVFVGPVFDDITTFGFSLPLDMKKSVVVEPERVVVAGGTVFVGVRLKDFLRALQERLRRNTTAYANYCRMFVPVRQPPNCQPGEPLRLNVLFTHIQRLLSGDTAVVVDTGDSWFNCQNLSLPQGCSYASQMSYASTGWSVGATLGYAQALNGKKRVIACVGDGSFQMTGQEVSTMLRWGQNSIIFLINNGGYSTEVEIHDGPYNVIRNWNYTAFVDAIQNGEGKCWTMKVTNEEELKKAMDATMGKMKECLCFLEVILHRDDTSKELLQLGSRLALANSRPPKYQ; translated from the exons ATGCAAAGGTTAATAAATAGTAGTTACATTGTGCAGGAGGTTG ATATTTCTAATTGCTTGCATTCTCCGAACCCCAAACAGTTCGGCGGAAAGTCGCCAGTCGCGGCCATGAAGGGAACCCTCGGCCACCACCTCGCCCGGCGCCTGGTCCAGCTGGGCGTCCAGGACGTCTTCTCCGTTCCGGGCGACTCCAACCTCAGCCTCCTCGACTCCATCGTTGCTGAGCCCGGCCTCCGCCTCGTCGGCTGCTGCAACGAGCTCAACGCCGGGTACGCCGCCGACGGCTACGCCCGCGCCCGTGGAATTGGCTCATGCATCGTCACTTTCAACGTCGGAGGGTTCAGCATCATCAATGCCATCGCCGGCGCCTACAGTGAGAGCATCCCGGTCATCTGCATCGTCGGCGGGCCCAACTCCAACAACTACGGCACCAATCACCGCATCCTCCATCACACCATCGGCCTCTCGGACTTCTCGCAGGAATTCCAATGCTTCAAAACTATTACTTGCTTCCAG GCAGTAGTGAACAACCTCGAGAACGCCCGGGAACTCATCGACACTGCCATCTCCGCCGCTCTGAAACAGAGCAAGCCCGTGTACATCAGCATCTGTTGCAATCTGGTTTCCATTCCTCACGTAACATTTAGCCGCGAACCGGTTCCCTTCGAGCTCGCTCCGGA GTTAAGCAATAAGGCGGAGTTAGAAGATGCGGTGGCGACGGCGACGGAGTTGTTGAACAGGGCAGTGAAACCGGTGATGGTGGGCGGCCCCAAGTTACGGGATGCCGGTGCAGTGGACGACTTTGTCGATTTGGCGGACGCCTCTGGCTTCGCGATCGCGGTGCTTCCCGCCGCAAAGGGGCTCGTCCCGGAGCACCACCCGCGGTTCATCGGCACCTACTGGGGAGCGTTGAGCGCCCCTTTCTGCGCGGAGATCGTGGAGTCCGCCGACGCCTACGTCTTCGTGGGCCCCGTCTTCGACGACATAACCACGTTCGGCTTTTCCCTCCCCCTCGACATGAAGAAGAGCGTCGTGGTGGAGCCGGAGCGTGTGGTGGTGGCCGGCGGGACGGTCTTCGTCGGCGTCCGCCTTAAGGACTTCCTGCGAGCGTTGCAGGAGAGGCTGAGGAGGAACACCACGGCCTATGCCAACTACTGCCGGATGTTCGTTCCCGTCAGGCAGCCGCCGAACTGCCAGCCCGGGGAGCCGCTGAGACTGAACGTGCTGTTCACCCACATCCAAAGGCTGCTCTCCGGGGACACCGCCGTCGTCGTCGACACCGGTGACTCCTGGTTCAACTGCCAGAATCTGAGCCTTCCGCAAGGCTGCAG CTACGCTTCGCAAATGTCGTACGCATCCACTGGATGGTCGGTGGGAGCCACGCTGGGTTACGCGCAGGCCTTGAACGGCAAGAAGCGTGTCATCGCCTGCGTCGGAGACGGCAGCTTTCAG ATGACTGGGCAAGAGGTGTCGACGATGCTGCGATGGGGGCAGAATAGCATCATCTTCCTCATAAACAACGGCGGCTACTCCACCGAGGTGGAGATCCACGATGGACCTTACAACGTCATTAGGAACTGGAATTACACTGCCTTTGTGGACGCCATCCAAAATGGCGAGGGTAAATGCTGGACCATGAAG GTGACGAACGAGGAGGAGCTCAAGAAAGCCATGGATGCGACGATGGGGAAAATGAAAGAGTGCCTGTGCTTCCTCGAGGTCATCCTTCACAGGGATGATACCAGCAAAGAGCTGCTCCAGCTCGGCTCTAGGCTTGCTTTGGCTAACAGTAGACCCCCCAAATACCAATAA